Proteins encoded within one genomic window of Triticum aestivum cultivar Chinese Spring chromosome 2D, IWGSC CS RefSeq v2.1, whole genome shotgun sequence:
- the LOC123051562 gene encoding CBL-interacting protein kinase 2, which translates to MGEQKGNILMGKYEMGKMLGQGTFAKVYHARNIETSQSVAIKVTDKEKVLKGGLTDQIKREISVMKLVKHPNIVQMYEVMATKTKIYFVLEHVKGGELFNKVQRGRLKEDAARKYFQQLICAVDFCHSRGVYHRDLKPENLLLDENSNLKVSDFGLSTISECRRLDGLLHTSCGTPAYVAPEVINRKGYDGAKADIWSCGVILFVLLAGYLPFQDKNLMNMYKKIGKAEFKCPSWFSSDIRRLLLRILDPNPSTRISIERIMEHPWFRKGLDAKLLRYNLQAKDAVPAADMTATSDSLSCSNSATEGKEQEAKKLSNLNAFDIISLSTGLDLSGMFEDNDKKRESKFTSTNSASTIVSKIEDIAKCMRLKLVKKDGGMMRMESFKPGRKGVMSIDAEIFEVTPDFHLVELKKTNGDTIEYQKVLNQEMRPALKDIVWAWQGEQQPQPQPQPQQQPC; encoded by the coding sequence ATGGGAGAGCAGAAGGGGAATATTCTGATGGGGAAGTACGAGATGGGGAAGATGCTCGGGCAGGGGACCTTTGCCAAGGTCTACCATGCCCGCAACATCGAGACCTCGCAGAGCGTTGCCATCAAGGTGACCGACAAGGAGAAGGTTCTGAAGGGCGGGCTCACGGATCAGATCAAGCGCGAGATCTCTGTGATGAAGCTGGTGAAGCACCCAAACATTGTTCAGATGTATGAGGTCATGGCGACCAAAACAAAGATTTACTTTGTGTTGGAGCATGTGAAGGGTGGTGAGCTGTTTAACAAGGTTCAGAGAGGAAGGCTCAAGGAAGATGCTGCAAGGAAGTACTTCCAGCAGCTGATCTGCGCGGTTGACTTTTGTCACAGCAGGGGCGTCTATCACCGTGATTTGAAGCCTGAGAACCTTCTTCTTGATGAGAACAGCAACCTGAAAGTTTCAGATTTCGGTCTCAGTACCATTTCTGAATGCAGAAGGCTTGACGGGTTGCTCCACACATCCTGTGGTACGCCTGCTTATGTTGCTCCTGAAGTAATCAATAGGAAAGGCTATGACGGCGCCAAGGCTGACATCTGGTCATGCGGGGTGATCCTCTTTGTGCTTTTGGCTGGGTATCTCCCTTTCCAAGATAAGAATCTGATGAATATGTATAAGAAGATTGGGAAAGCAGAGTTCAAATGCCCGAGTTGGTTCTCTTCAGACATTCGAAGGCTTCTGCTAAGGATTCTTGATCCTAACCCCAGCACAAGGATCTCGattgagagaatcatggaacatcCTTGGTTCAGGAAGGGTCTAGATGCAAAGCTGCTCAGATACAATTTACAAGCAAAAGATGCCGTTCCTGCTGCTGACATGACTGCGACTTCTGATTCCTTGAGCTGCAGCAACTCAGCAACAGAGGGCAAGGAACAAGAAGCAAAAAAGCTCTCCAACTTGAATGCTTTTGATATAATCTCCCTCTCAACTGGACTCGACCTCTCCGGTATGTTTGAGGACAATGACAAGAAGAGGGAGTCCAAGTTCACATCCACCAACTCGGCTTCGACGATCGTGTCAAAGATCGAGGACATCGCAAAGTGCATGCGACTGAAGCTCGTCAAGAAAGATGGTGGCATGATGAGGATGGAAAGCTTCAAGCCTGGAAGGAAAGGTGTGATGTCCATTGATGCTGAGATATTTGAGGTCACCCCTGACTTCCATCTCGTGGAGTTGAAGAAGACAAACGGTGATACTATCGAGTACCAGAAGGTCTTGAACCAGGAGATGAGGCCAGCGCTCAAGGACATAGTCTGGGCGTGGCAAGGCGagcagcagccgcagccgcagccgcagccacAGCAGCAACCATGTTAA